The following are from one region of the SAR324 cluster bacterium genome:
- a CDS encoding methyl-accepting chemotaxis protein, with product MSRILLASSFVIIVLALLRLGVNWVLIEDQVMEEILSESIAVTQQAHIVLKQSAQIHAKHLGKLGEKEQLISQNISSIKSLSPSVIPIHFAQEVAQQGLKSEYYNLRVIRENTSNEAVLTDLDVLNQMRENEPNELFQVDAKQNVVRYISPIRVGQECLVCHGANESLEQDPSLKNELRGWKVGEIPGAFAVIVDLQLISDLFQETIPRLLLVSLIVLCFGLAIAFMVTHSILRRLKSFVIRLHQMAHNKVIIAEQVRQNSNSVALSNENQAAQLLKVMEKTKELGTHALENQDKAQLNINSTDQLNDSFQQIIAQSQSTEQAVSGMRNSIKEGSESMVNIMSVLLDVRDSGLLINKILESLNSITQQTKMLATNAAIEAARAGEHGKGFGVVANEVAKLAENSKLATHQISKLISDSAQQGMQIGELADRGNQSLKQLENKFEALSDFVEDLAKSVLLNSDNVTDINGRASKVSELSLSQSKETEGLLCLLQQMDENEHQNKNFTDKTLIEAHQLHEGNLHLLGLIKEIEGLISGDENSTQISKNRLNNQSKLERLQLPSNTKNLGG from the coding sequence ATGTCCCGAATTCTGCTTGCCAGTAGTTTTGTAATAATTGTGCTTGCTCTACTACGATTAGGTGTCAATTGGGTTTTGATTGAAGATCAGGTGATGGAGGAGATTCTATCTGAATCCATAGCAGTGACACAGCAGGCTCATATTGTCTTGAAACAAAGTGCTCAGATTCATGCTAAGCACCTTGGGAAATTGGGAGAGAAGGAGCAATTAATCAGTCAGAATATAAGCAGTATTAAAAGCCTTTCCCCTAGCGTAATACCCATTCATTTCGCCCAGGAAGTCGCTCAGCAAGGATTGAAAAGTGAGTACTACAATTTACGAGTAATTCGAGAAAACACCTCAAATGAAGCTGTGCTCACAGATTTGGATGTCCTCAATCAAATGCGTGAGAATGAGCCCAATGAACTATTTCAAGTAGATGCAAAACAGAATGTTGTCCGCTATATCAGTCCCATTCGAGTGGGTCAGGAATGCTTAGTTTGCCATGGTGCCAATGAAAGTCTAGAGCAGGATCCATCATTAAAGAATGAATTGCGTGGGTGGAAAGTTGGAGAAATCCCAGGAGCCTTTGCTGTGATTGTAGATCTTCAACTTATTTCGGATCTTTTCCAAGAAACCATACCAAGACTCCTCTTGGTGAGTCTAATCGTGCTTTGTTTTGGGCTGGCGATAGCATTTATGGTCACTCATTCGATCTTGAGACGACTAAAAAGTTTTGTCATTCGACTGCATCAAATGGCCCACAATAAGGTAATAATCGCTGAACAGGTTAGGCAAAATAGTAATAGCGTGGCTTTGTCGAATGAGAACCAAGCTGCTCAGCTTCTGAAGGTGATGGAAAAGACTAAGGAACTTGGAACACACGCTCTGGAAAATCAAGACAAGGCCCAATTGAACATAAATTCCACTGATCAATTGAACGACTCGTTTCAACAGATCATTGCTCAATCCCAATCCACAGAGCAGGCTGTTTCAGGTATGAGAAATTCTATCAAAGAGGGTTCTGAATCAATGGTAAATATTATGAGTGTGTTACTTGATGTCAGAGATAGTGGCTTACTCATCAACAAAATTTTGGAGTCCCTGAATAGTATTACTCAGCAGACAAAAATGTTGGCTACAAATGCTGCGATTGAAGCAGCTAGGGCAGGTGAGCATGGAAAAGGGTTTGGAGTAGTGGCAAATGAGGTCGCTAAACTCGCTGAAAACTCAAAGCTTGCAACTCATCAGATTTCAAAACTGATCTCAGATTCAGCACAGCAAGGTATGCAAATAGGAGAGTTGGCTGATAGAGGAAATCAATCACTGAAGCAATTAGAGAATAAATTTGAAGCTCTTTCAGATTTTGTAGAAGACTTGGCAAAGTCTGTTCTTCTAAATAGCGACAATGTCACTGACATCAACGGTCGAGCTTCTAAAGTGAGTGAGTTGTCACTGTCCCAATCAAAGGAAACAGAAGGTCTGCTCTGTCTTCTTCAGCAGATGGATGAAAATGAACACCAAAACAAGAACTTCACAGATAAGACCTTGATTGAAGCCCATCAGCTACATGAAGGAAATTTACATCTGCTAGGACTGATCAAAGAGATTGAAGGGTTAATCTCAGGTGATGAAAATTCAACCCAAATTTCGAAAAACAGGCTGAATAATCAGAGCAAATTAGAACGTCTGCAGTTACCTTCAAATACAAAAAATTTGGGTGGTTGA
- a CDS encoding methyl-accepting chemotaxis protein — translation MTVSMRGLINCGFCVLALLILLGGELFLRREMLLSLEASSLDEATLETLHGLSATHELWLIVLAGILALLSVLIFWNTGSASIRHLKKMVEELMTASSQLRKASEQVAKNSAELSNDSLQQATSGELASNVMHEIALPSIAVFSSSSIQVAEQIEDINALARSVEENTRRTLELSAEARAAAESGVQAMSEISSAMRGVQEGSTRITDIIEVIDTITHQTKMLATNAAIEAARAGEQGKGFAVVADEVSKLAENSKKAAREIGELIRESVSKARDGGKLAADGEAALQNILQTVVEVVDLVSDVALSASEQTDKMREAERLIIEIKQASTDQNKHTPELATAIQDMIKVAQKSAMNADSGTVAAEQLFAQVHILSDLVDRLASQIGTSKKSQVAPMQAPKPKKEAVNNARLLPAPSKKSGPKFNPEMKRPLAMKTSTLNINQSNLSKPKPDPQSKPSDIIPMREDFSEF, via the coding sequence ATGACTGTTTCCATGCGAGGGCTAATCAATTGTGGGTTCTGTGTATTAGCTTTGCTGATTCTACTTGGGGGGGAGTTGTTTCTCAGGAGAGAAATGTTGCTGTCGCTCGAAGCTTCCTCACTTGATGAAGCGACTTTAGAAACGCTGCATGGACTCTCGGCAACACACGAACTGTGGCTCATAGTACTTGCGGGAATCCTCGCACTGCTGTCAGTATTAATTTTTTGGAATACAGGAAGTGCCAGTATCAGACACCTGAAAAAGATGGTTGAGGAATTGATGACGGCTTCTTCACAACTTCGTAAAGCTTCTGAGCAAGTCGCAAAAAATTCTGCTGAGCTTTCTAACGATTCTCTGCAACAAGCAACCAGTGGAGAATTGGCTTCTAATGTGATGCACGAAATTGCTTTGCCTTCGATTGCTGTCTTTTCCTCAAGTTCTATCCAAGTGGCAGAGCAGATTGAGGATATCAATGCCCTTGCTCGCTCTGTTGAAGAGAATACAAGGCGTACCTTAGAACTCTCCGCAGAAGCCCGGGCAGCGGCAGAGAGTGGGGTTCAGGCAATGAGTGAGATTAGCAGCGCGATGCGAGGTGTGCAGGAAGGAAGTACTCGTATTACAGATATCATCGAGGTAATTGATACGATTACCCACCAGACTAAGATGCTTGCAACAAATGCAGCGATTGAGGCAGCCCGGGCTGGTGAGCAGGGGAAAGGTTTTGCGGTAGTTGCTGATGAGGTGTCCAAGTTGGCAGAAAATTCCAAAAAGGCAGCCCGTGAGATTGGTGAGCTGATTAGAGAAAGCGTTTCCAAAGCTAGAGATGGGGGAAAGCTTGCTGCCGATGGAGAAGCAGCCCTTCAAAATATCCTGCAAACTGTGGTTGAAGTTGTGGACCTCGTAAGTGATGTTGCCCTTTCTGCCTCTGAGCAAACAGATAAAATGAGAGAAGCTGAGAGGCTTATCATTGAAATCAAACAGGCTTCAACAGATCAAAATAAGCACACTCCTGAGTTGGCAACCGCTATTCAGGACATGATCAAAGTTGCTCAGAAATCAGCAATGAACGCCGATTCTGGAACCGTTGCAGCAGAACAACTTTTTGCACAAGTTCATATCTTGAGTGACTTGGTAGATCGCCTCGCTTCCCAGATTGGCACCTCCAAAAAATCTCAGGTAGCACCAATGCAAGCTCCGAAGCCCAAAAAGGAAGCTGTCAACAATGCTCGCTTACTGCCTGCTCCATCAAAAAAGTCAGGCCCCAAGTTTAATCCAGAGATGAAACGCCCACTGGCAATGAAAACTTCGACTTTAAATATCAATCAATCCAATCTGTCCAAACCAAAACCTGATCCTCAAAGCAAGCCCTCCGATATCATTCCCATGCGGGAAGACTTCTCAGAATTCTGA
- a CDS encoding chemotaxis protein CheW, translated as MNDLFENSEGKLLTFLLGNQEYGIKILEAREVVGMMHIDPVPHTSDFMKGVINLRGKIIPVIDLRTKFKMPQAAPTNETCIIVVDFGNAFTGIIVDFLIGVTRIEEVSFEETPQMSANIRAEFISGMAKLEDRVVIVLELKNVLSAKAMVSIPKNQPEIAL; from the coding sequence ATGAATGATCTATTTGAAAATTCGGAAGGGAAGTTACTGACTTTCCTGCTAGGAAACCAGGAATATGGCATCAAAATTCTTGAGGCTCGTGAAGTTGTGGGCATGATGCACATTGATCCTGTCCCGCATACCTCCGATTTCATGAAAGGGGTGATCAATCTTCGTGGAAAGATCATCCCAGTGATTGATTTGCGGACCAAGTTCAAGATGCCTCAGGCGGCACCGACCAATGAAACCTGCATTATTGTTGTTGATTTTGGGAACGCCTTCACGGGAATCATTGTAGATTTTTTGATTGGGGTAACCCGGATTGAAGAGGTCAGCTTTGAAGAGACTCCACAGATGAGCGCTAACATTAGAGCCGAGTTCATTTCAGGAATGGCCAAATTGGAGGATAGGGTAGTGATTGTTCTTGAACTAAAAAATGTTTTGTCTGCAAAGGCAATGGTAAGTATCCCAAAAAATCAACCTGAGATCGCATTATGA
- a CDS encoding chemotaxis protein CheA, translated as MMNAEQQNQIQIKRDALNMNVMSLKPEHFQDLAHVGAILSELEEFTSLMDRLEQPQFSKVLRELGHKLGQIVAELSPYESGLEEFQQLHEQFDNALELLYAGDQEDADKILIRALDSKSKAVKSLASQDHYSDYAEIFQNCTEEMKGDETLVEFISETEEGLQNTEETLLRLEEDFEDQKAISSIFRVFHTIKGTAGFLGLTDLGSLAHRTEDLMVQVNEGEREITLEILNAILCATDGLSKLISQMKAMIAGMSSESVDLREAYQLLDYLLSDEVSKSIPASENPTPEIISAAPLPHFEDQKTLTEAHTEASQISTNTSKSPTTEVSKTNENVAATQVMDMLKIPAFKLDELSEFIGEMVVALSVLSQNPTIANLEDRELHDRLDQLNKITEQLRDRILSIRMFPVKNVFSKLTRQMRDLSKKSGKQVKLTIQGDETLVDKTIIDSIYAPLMHIMRNTVDHGIETPEERTAVGKSSEGTVKLSAHHLGDSILIEVRDDGRGLDRQKLLTKALERGLINERENLTDQQIFMFIFTSGVSTAKEVTDISGRGVGMDVVKKEVEKLRGKISVETETGKGTAFLIKLPLTTSIIEGLVVRLGENCFVLPILDVHLTLIPKKDQLYDVQDRESECLILAGEVIPIMRLHEFFDVEADVMVPEEAIIVVVKYGEKKYGLMVDELLHRQQIVVKNLGETFVNLPGITGGTILGDGRVGLILDPETLIHRSHNINMTIN; from the coding sequence ATGATGAACGCTGAGCAACAAAATCAAATTCAAATCAAACGTGATGCACTGAACATGAATGTGATGTCTCTGAAGCCAGAGCATTTTCAGGATTTGGCTCATGTTGGCGCAATCCTCTCAGAACTGGAAGAATTCACATCATTGATGGATAGACTGGAGCAGCCTCAATTCAGCAAGGTTTTGAGAGAATTGGGGCATAAGCTTGGCCAAATTGTGGCAGAGTTGTCTCCATACGAATCTGGTCTGGAAGAATTTCAGCAACTTCATGAGCAGTTTGATAATGCATTAGAACTCCTTTACGCGGGAGATCAAGAAGACGCCGATAAGATTCTGATCCGTGCATTGGATAGTAAATCAAAGGCTGTGAAGAGTTTAGCATCACAAGATCACTACAGTGACTACGCAGAGATTTTCCAGAATTGTACCGAAGAGATGAAAGGGGATGAAACCCTTGTGGAGTTCATTAGTGAGACTGAGGAAGGGCTACAGAATACTGAGGAGACTCTACTTAGATTGGAAGAAGATTTTGAGGATCAAAAAGCGATCTCTAGTATCTTCCGTGTCTTTCATACAATCAAAGGGACTGCTGGATTTTTAGGTTTGACGGATCTGGGAAGCTTGGCCCATCGGACAGAGGACTTGATGGTTCAGGTCAACGAGGGAGAACGCGAAATCACATTGGAGATCCTAAACGCAATCCTGTGTGCTACAGATGGTTTATCCAAGTTGATTAGTCAAATGAAGGCTATGATTGCAGGAATGAGTTCAGAGTCGGTGGATCTTCGAGAGGCTTATCAACTTTTGGATTATTTGCTAAGTGATGAGGTATCTAAATCCATCCCAGCTTCAGAAAATCCTACTCCTGAAATTATCAGTGCAGCCCCACTACCTCACTTTGAAGATCAAAAAACTCTGACGGAAGCTCACACTGAAGCGAGCCAGATTTCAACGAACACTTCGAAGTCTCCCACCACTGAGGTTTCAAAAACGAATGAGAACGTGGCAGCAACTCAAGTCATGGATATGCTGAAGATTCCAGCATTTAAACTTGATGAGTTGTCTGAGTTCATTGGTGAAATGGTGGTTGCACTCTCGGTTTTATCCCAGAACCCAACGATTGCCAATCTGGAAGATCGCGAATTACATGACCGATTAGATCAGTTGAACAAGATTACAGAGCAACTTCGGGATCGGATTCTCAGTATTCGCATGTTTCCGGTCAAGAACGTCTTTTCAAAGCTAACAAGGCAGATGCGGGATCTCTCAAAAAAATCTGGTAAGCAGGTCAAGCTCACTATTCAGGGAGATGAAACATTAGTTGATAAGACGATCATAGATAGCATCTACGCCCCCCTGATGCACATCATGCGAAATACGGTTGATCATGGAATTGAAACTCCTGAGGAACGAACAGCAGTGGGTAAGTCCTCAGAGGGAACCGTCAAACTTTCCGCACATCACTTGGGTGATTCCATTCTGATTGAGGTGCGTGATGATGGGCGTGGATTGGATCGTCAGAAACTGCTTACAAAAGCCCTGGAGCGTGGCTTGATCAATGAGCGAGAAAACCTCACTGATCAACAAATCTTCATGTTCATCTTCACGAGTGGTGTTTCCACAGCAAAGGAAGTGACTGACATTTCTGGCCGTGGGGTCGGCATGGATGTCGTGAAGAAAGAGGTTGAGAAACTTCGTGGTAAAATCAGCGTGGAGACTGAGACAGGAAAGGGCACTGCTTTCCTAATCAAATTGCCCTTGACGACCTCAATCATTGAAGGGTTGGTGGTGCGTTTGGGCGAAAATTGCTTTGTTTTACCCATTCTTGATGTACATCTGACGCTGATTCCAAAAAAGGATCAATTGTATGACGTTCAAGATCGAGAAAGTGAGTGTTTGATTCTGGCTGGAGAAGTCATTCCAATCATGCGGCTTCATGAGTTTTTTGATGTTGAGGCTGATGTGATGGTCCCAGAGGAAGCAATCATTGTAGTTGTCAAGTACGGTGAGAAAAAATATGGACTGATGGTCGATGAACTGCTGCACCGGCAACAAATTGTGGTAAAGAATCTTGGAGAAACCTTTGTCAACCTGCCTGGAATCACAGGGGGAACAATTCTTGGTGATGGGAGAGTCGGGTTGATTCTAGATCCAGAGACGCTGATTCATCGCTCACACAACATCAATATGACGATCAATTGA
- a CDS encoding ATP-binding protein, whose product MKFVRSLQNEIVISFILLAMFPSLIGGAVTLIYFQNMMEKEAQQNLEHIAELWALASDQWYQNAAKDIRQLANAPNLWKAEAFAQRSLFEPDHYAGIWQLNSEGQLLQTIKSGELPEETRWETLKEFNQSELGSLQLLKSGTIVLPIRVDVANEELVGRDRTNSKLLALLSSQSMTELFTDRNQDGQSRGFFADSAGNVLSFMPDRSLSDETWQLIGNCREEVTGSGVVVNDFGDDVVTAYRWLGYPNACLIVEVDREIAIGKLGVRLPLLVTLIFGIIIGISLLGVRFLSRHLMQPIHELVGIVNQVADGDFTSRPKESQLVEIKKLHRAFTDMANSLETYNRYLEERVSQRTLELNEKNLQLRETMRLLDEEKKKQVQQAYNAGIVEHAISVLHNIGNAITPLVVRLQKLHQNKVESQFSSYLQQLYSLLEQHQGDLGDFFSSPRGQQFLPFLKQLTQTSDQQEEDELKSMDVMAHQLDHITEIIALQQKYATQQSNTEEVQIEQVIDDAMEMMKPAFDKRNIMVIEEVQPELPKIQNDPNKLVQIFMNLFKNSIESIDQSLRASKDGYQGRVRVGATILRSDQLQMYVEDNGQGAEPESLKRAFEFGYSTKKRGSGFGLHDCANFIRFHKGIVELTSEGIGKGAKITFTLPITKSKNEKEEQEA is encoded by the coding sequence ATGAAGTTTGTTCGAAGCCTACAGAACGAGATTGTAATTTCTTTTATCCTACTCGCCATGTTCCCAAGCCTCATTGGAGGCGCAGTGACTCTGATTTATTTTCAGAACATGATGGAGAAGGAAGCGCAACAAAATCTGGAACATATAGCAGAACTATGGGCGCTGGCATCTGATCAGTGGTATCAAAATGCGGCAAAGGATATTCGCCAGTTAGCTAATGCCCCCAATCTCTGGAAGGCGGAAGCATTTGCGCAGAGAAGCCTTTTTGAACCCGATCACTATGCTGGGATCTGGCAACTGAACTCTGAAGGCCAGTTGCTGCAAACGATCAAGTCAGGTGAATTGCCCGAAGAAACGAGATGGGAAACTCTCAAGGAATTCAATCAATCCGAACTTGGCTCTCTGCAGTTGCTCAAATCAGGAACAATTGTGCTGCCGATTCGGGTAGATGTAGCTAATGAGGAACTGGTTGGCCGAGATCGGACCAATTCGAAATTGCTAGCTTTGCTCAGCAGTCAATCAATGACGGAGTTGTTTACAGACAGAAATCAGGACGGACAAAGCAGAGGATTCTTTGCCGATTCAGCGGGGAATGTACTCTCGTTCATGCCTGATAGAAGCCTGTCTGACGAAACTTGGCAGCTGATTGGAAATTGTCGTGAAGAGGTTACAGGATCTGGGGTTGTGGTTAATGATTTTGGTGATGATGTAGTGACGGCTTATCGCTGGCTAGGCTACCCAAATGCTTGTCTAATCGTAGAAGTCGACCGGGAAATCGCTATTGGTAAGCTTGGGGTGCGTTTGCCGTTATTAGTGACTCTGATCTTCGGAATCATCATTGGAATTTCACTGTTGGGAGTTCGTTTTCTAAGTCGTCACTTGATGCAGCCTATTCATGAACTCGTCGGTATTGTTAACCAGGTGGCAGATGGAGATTTCACTTCGCGTCCGAAGGAAAGTCAATTGGTGGAGATCAAGAAACTCCATCGAGCTTTTACGGATATGGCGAATAGCTTGGAAACCTACAACCGTTACCTTGAAGAGCGAGTTTCCCAGCGAACCTTGGAATTGAATGAAAAAAATCTACAACTTCGTGAAACTATGCGTCTGCTGGATGAGGAAAAGAAGAAGCAGGTACAGCAGGCATACAACGCCGGTATTGTTGAACACGCAATCAGTGTTCTGCACAACATTGGGAACGCCATCACCCCCCTTGTAGTCCGACTCCAAAAGCTTCATCAGAACAAAGTAGAATCACAGTTTTCCAGCTATCTCCAACAGTTGTATAGTTTGTTGGAACAGCACCAGGGTGACTTGGGAGATTTTTTCAGTTCTCCCCGTGGTCAACAGTTTCTACCATTCCTCAAGCAACTCACCCAAACCTCTGACCAACAGGAAGAGGATGAACTTAAGTCGATGGATGTGATGGCACATCAGCTTGATCACATCACGGAAATTATTGCGTTACAGCAGAAGTACGCGACACAGCAGTCGAATACTGAAGAGGTTCAGATTGAACAGGTGATCGATGATGCGATGGAAATGATGAAGCCAGCGTTCGATAAGCGAAACATTATGGTTATCGAAGAAGTTCAACCAGAACTACCAAAAATTCAAAATGATCCAAACAAGCTCGTTCAGATCTTTATGAATTTATTCAAGAACAGCATCGAGAGCATCGATCAGAGTCTGCGTGCCTCCAAAGATGGGTATCAGGGGAGGGTCAGAGTGGGAGCCACGATACTGAGAAGTGACCAACTTCAGATGTATGTTGAAGATAATGGCCAAGGTGCTGAACCAGAGTCCCTGAAGCGGGCCTTTGAATTTGGATATTCAACCAAAAAGCGTGGTTCTGGGTTTGGTTTGCACGACTGCGCAAATTTTATCCGTTTTCACAAGGGTATTGTTGAGTTGACATCCGAGGGCATTGGCAAGGGGGCAAAGATCACTTTCACTCTGCCAATCACCAAATCAAAGAACGAAAAAGAAGAACAAGAGGCCTAG
- a CDS encoding adenylate/guanylate cyclase domain-containing protein translates to MTHRILVIDDDPKILETCRSVLVPEANVAGEELQAMADSLFGTQRVAPEEGVGRVRQCFEVTTVNQGLLGLDEAVRANKIGQPFSIAFIDMRMPPGIDGLETAERLVTIDPFIEIVIVTAYSDTSRQNMADQLGDSRFLLLKKPFDPDELTQMAQFLIYRREIDQLNRAYERFVPKEFLKLLNKENILEVQIGDHAEMPMSILFSDIRSFTSLSERLSPAENFRFINSYLGLMGPVIRRNRGIIDKFIGDAIMALFQVEPDDAVRGALEMIRSLRWYNQGRSRAGYSSVRIGIGIHSGNVMLGTIGEHYRMESSVVSDAVNLASRIEMLTKPFKTDLLISEGTYDGLKDSSQYMIRLVDMRKVRGRSLLVRLYEVFDEEYEDLREFKKENLELFELAVKSFHASEFDDARSQFERLASMGVEDNLVELYLERLKHIAEYGDDAPIDEHF, encoded by the coding sequence ATGACTCATCGCATTCTCGTCATTGATGACGATCCAAAAATTCTGGAGACCTGCCGTTCAGTTCTGGTGCCTGAGGCTAACGTGGCAGGAGAGGAATTGCAGGCCATGGCAGATTCGCTCTTTGGTACCCAGCGAGTGGCTCCTGAAGAAGGTGTCGGCAGAGTCCGTCAGTGCTTTGAAGTAACTACGGTTAACCAAGGGTTGCTGGGCTTGGATGAAGCAGTCAGGGCGAACAAAATCGGTCAACCGTTTTCAATTGCTTTCATCGATATGCGAATGCCTCCGGGCATTGATGGTCTGGAAACTGCGGAACGGCTTGTCACGATTGATCCATTTATTGAAATTGTGATCGTTACAGCCTACTCAGATACATCTCGTCAGAACATGGCTGATCAACTTGGTGACAGCCGGTTCCTACTGCTAAAGAAACCATTTGATCCCGACGAATTGACCCAGATGGCTCAGTTTCTCATCTACAGACGAGAAATTGACCAATTGAACCGAGCTTATGAGCGTTTTGTACCCAAGGAATTCCTAAAACTGTTGAACAAGGAAAACATTCTGGAAGTGCAAATTGGCGATCACGCCGAAATGCCCATGTCCATTCTCTTCTCTGATATTCGCTCCTTCACATCCCTTTCAGAACGTCTCTCACCGGCAGAAAATTTTCGCTTCATCAATTCCTACCTTGGATTGATGGGGCCGGTAATCCGGAGGAATCGAGGCATCATCGACAAGTTTATTGGTGATGCAATCATGGCGCTTTTCCAAGTGGAACCAGACGATGCCGTGCGTGGAGCTCTTGAAATGATCCGTTCGCTTCGCTGGTATAATCAAGGGCGTTCACGTGCGGGTTATTCTTCGGTGCGAATCGGGATAGGTATTCATAGTGGAAATGTGATGCTGGGTACTATTGGGGAGCACTACCGAATGGAGAGCTCTGTGGTGAGTGATGCCGTCAATCTGGCTTCTCGCATTGAAATGCTGACCAAGCCTTTCAAGACTGATCTGTTGATTAGTGAAGGTACGTACGATGGTCTGAAAGACTCGAGTCAATACATGATTCGCTTAGTAGATATGCGCAAGGTGAGAGGTCGAAGTCTGCTGGTCAGACTTTATGAGGTTTTTGACGAGGAGTACGAAGACCTCCGAGAGTTCAAAAAAGAAAATTTAGAACTGTTCGAGCTAGCTGTGAAATCATTTCACGCCTCAGAATTTGACGATGCTCGCTCCCAATTTGAGCGTCTGGCTTCAATGGGAGTTGAGGACAACCTTGTTGAGCTTTACTTGGAACGCCTTAAACACATTGCTGAATATGGTGATGATGCACCGATTGATGAGCATTTCTAA
- a CDS encoding response regulator, whose product MRVLVIDDDPNILETCRFILGDEDQSAKQDLQMMASALFGSVEEVVEEMVNNFEVTTVNQGLLALEEAGNAISDGNPYQIATIDMRMPPGINGLETAKRLIEIDPSIEIVIVTAYSDTSRMSMAKELGDGRFLLLKKPFDPDELTQIVQFLANRRDKEILEN is encoded by the coding sequence ATGCGTGTCTTAGTGATTGATGATGATCCTAATATTCTGGAGACCTGCCGCTTTATTCTTGGAGATGAGGATCAAAGTGCAAAACAGGATTTGCAGATGATGGCTAGTGCTCTCTTCGGTAGTGTGGAGGAAGTTGTAGAAGAGATGGTCAATAACTTTGAAGTGACTACCGTCAATCAAGGTTTGTTGGCATTGGAGGAAGCAGGTAACGCAATTAGCGATGGCAACCCCTATCAAATTGCGACCATTGACATGCGAATGCCACCAGGAATCAATGGTCTGGAGACTGCGAAGCGCTTGATTGAGATTGATCCCTCAATCGAAATTGTGATTGTGACAGCTTACTCTGACACCTCACGAATGAGCATGGCCAAGGAACTCGGTGATGGCCGATTTTTACTATTGAAAAAGCCTTTTGATCCAGACGAACTAACGCAGATCGTTCAATTTTTGGCAAATCGAAGAGACAAAGAAATCTTGGAGAATTAA
- a CDS encoding response regulator: MNHRILVIDDDPKILETCQMILAPEISKAGKELESMAGELFEEDVENGLDETLNIKFEVTTVNEGKIGVDEVGKAIQAGQPFTMAFVDIRMPYGIDGLETARQILSIDPDMEIIILTGYSDTPRQSMAQQLGVSNFQLLKKPFDPDELMQMAQFLAHRQDMHQRRGEQSK, translated from the coding sequence ATGAACCATCGCATTCTGGTGATTGATGATGATCCGAAGATTCTAGAAACCTGTCAGATGATTCTAGCTCCAGAGATTTCAAAAGCTGGGAAAGAACTAGAGTCTATGGCAGGTGAGCTTTTTGAGGAAGATGTTGAGAATGGTCTAGATGAAACCTTGAATATCAAATTTGAAGTAACGACAGTTAACGAGGGAAAGATTGGAGTTGATGAGGTTGGTAAAGCTATTCAAGCTGGACAGCCCTTTACAATGGCATTTGTTGATATCCGTATGCCTTACGGAATTGATGGTCTTGAAACCGCTCGTCAGATTTTGAGTATTGATCCGGACATGGAAATTATCATTCTGACTGGATACTCAGATACTCCTCGTCAGAGCATGGCGCAGCAATTGGGTGTCAGTAATTTTCAATTGCTAAAAAAACCGTTTGATCCTGATGAATTGATGCAAATGGCTCAGTTCTTGGCTCATCGACAGGATATGCATCAGCGCAGAGGTGAGCAAAGCAAATGA